The following proteins are co-located in the [Pasteurella] mairii genome:
- the osmY gene encoding putative transport-associated protein, with amino-acid sequence MNLTQLKKLSMIIGGAILLQGCVTATVAGITSIGAVATKVATDPRTIGTQVDDETLEEKVLSAIRSDEQIKSEARINVVSYSGRVLLIGQVSNENLKDIATSLAKGVEGVNIVYNEIRIAQPLTIGQISKDSWITTQIKSKMLVDSAVKTTDVKVITEDGEVFLMGNLTQNQGNSAAEIARNVAGVKKVVKVFNYLN; translated from the coding sequence ATGAATCTAACGCAGTTAAAAAAACTTAGCATGATTATCGGTGGAGCCATTTTATTACAAGGTTGTGTCACTGCAACCGTAGCAGGAATTACCAGCATTGGTGCAGTCGCAACCAAAGTAGCCACCGATCCTCGCACCATAGGAACACAGGTTGATGATGAAACATTAGAAGAAAAAGTGTTATCCGCAATTCGCAGCGATGAACAAATCAAATCAGAAGCTCGTATCAACGTCGTATCATACAGCGGGCGAGTATTACTAATCGGTCAAGTATCCAATGAAAATTTAAAAGACATTGCGACTAGCTTAGCCAAAGGCGTTGAAGGCGTTAATATCGTATATAATGAAATTCGTATTGCCCAACCACTTACTATCGGTCAAATTAGTAAAGACAGTTGGATCACCACACAAATAAAATCAAAAATGTTGGTGGATTCCGCAGTAAAAACTACTGATGTAAAAGTAATTACCGAGGACGGAGAAGTTTTTCTGATGGGAAATTTAACCCAAAATCAAGGCAATTCAGCCGCAGAAATTGCGCGCAATGTTGCCGGAGTGAAAAAAGTGGTTAAAGTCTTTAATTACTTAAACTAA
- the uvrB gene encoding UvrABC system protein B: MNAKINTKPFILHSDFSPSGDQPQAIARLTENLNDGLAHQTLLGVTGSGKTFTIANVIAQLNRPAMLLAPNKTLAAQLYAEMKAFFPENAVEYFVSYYDYYQPEAYVPSSDTFIEKDASINDQIEQMRLSATKSFLERRDTIVVASVSAIYGLGDPDSYLKMMLHLQTGAIINQRQILAQLAELQYTRNDQAFQRGTFRVRGEVIDIFPAESDDKAIRIELFDDEIERLTLFDPLTSKSFGVVPRYTVYPKTHYVTPREKILAAIEQIKQELAQRRQVLLENNKLLEEQRLTQRTLFDIEMMNELGYCSGIENYSRYLSGRNEGEPPPTLFDYMPSDALLIIDESHVTVPQIGGMYRGDRSRKETLVEYGFRLPSALDNRPLRFEEFERLAPQTIYVSATPGPYELEKSGQEIIDQVVRPTGLLDPEIEIRPVAIQVDDLLSEARKRAVENERVLVTTLTKRMAEDLTDYLEEHGVRVRYLHSDIDTVERVEIIRDLRLGEFDVLVGINLLREGLDIPEVSLVAILDADKEGFLRSERSLIQTIGRAARNLKGKAILYADSITKSMEKAITETNRRREKQMKYNQERGIVPQALNKKVGELLDIGQGAAYKNKTKARAQTVAETTALYHLPKTVKEYQQQVKKLEQQMYQHAQALEFEKAAAIRDQLHQLHEQFRVNG, from the coding sequence ATGAACGCAAAAATAAATACTAAACCCTTTATTCTGCATTCCGATTTTTCCCCTTCCGGCGATCAACCGCAAGCCATTGCGCGTTTAACCGAAAATCTCAACGACGGTTTAGCCCATCAAACCTTACTTGGCGTAACCGGATCGGGAAAAACCTTTACCATTGCCAACGTCATCGCGCAATTAAATCGACCGGCAATGCTGCTGGCGCCGAATAAAACCTTAGCAGCGCAGCTTTATGCAGAAATGAAAGCCTTTTTTCCGGAAAACGCGGTGGAATATTTTGTTTCTTATTATGATTATTATCAACCGGAAGCCTATGTGCCGAGCAGTGATACTTTTATTGAAAAAGATGCCTCGATCAATGATCAAATTGAACAAATGCGTTTATCCGCTACCAAATCTTTTCTAGAGCGTCGCGATACCATTGTGGTTGCTTCCGTTTCAGCCATTTACGGGTTAGGCGATCCGGACAGCTATCTGAAAATGATGCTGCATTTGCAAACCGGAGCCATCATTAATCAACGCCAAATTTTGGCGCAATTAGCCGAGTTGCAATATACTCGCAATGATCAGGCGTTTCAGCGCGGTACTTTTCGTGTTAGGGGCGAGGTGATTGATATTTTTCCGGCGGAATCTGATGATAAAGCCATTCGGATCGAGTTATTTGATGATGAAATTGAACGTTTAACCTTGTTTGATCCGTTAACCTCCAAAAGTTTCGGCGTGGTGCCGCGTTATACGGTGTATCCAAAAACGCACTATGTAACGCCGCGTGAAAAAATTCTAGCTGCTATCGAACAGATTAAACAAGAGTTAGCGCAGCGTCGCCAGGTGTTGTTAGAGAATAACAAATTATTGGAAGAACAACGCTTAACTCAACGTACCTTGTTTGATATCGAGATGATGAATGAGCTGGGATATTGTTCCGGCATTGAAAATTATTCGCGCTATTTATCCGGTAGAAATGAAGGGGAGCCACCGCCAACCTTATTTGATTATATGCCTTCTGATGCGTTATTGATCATAGACGAGTCTCACGTGACCGTTCCGCAAATCGGCGGAATGTATCGCGGCGACCGTTCGCGCAAAGAAACCTTGGTGGAATATGGTTTTCGCCTGCCTTCCGCTTTGGATAACCGCCCGTTGCGTTTTGAAGAATTTGAACGTTTAGCGCCTCAAACCATCTATGTTTCGGCGACACCGGGGCCTTATGAACTGGAAAAATCCGGGCAAGAGATTATCGACCAAGTGGTGCGTCCGACGGGATTATTGGATCCGGAGATTGAAATTCGACCGGTGGCGATCCAAGTGGACGATTTGCTGTCCGAAGCGCGCAAAAGAGCGGTCGAAAATGAGCGCGTTTTAGTGACCACCTTAACCAAACGCATGGCGGAAGATTTAACCGATTATTTGGAAGAACATGGGGTACGTGTGCGTTATTTGCACTCGGATATTGACACGGTCGAACGGGTGGAAATTATTCGCGATTTGCGTTTGGGCGAGTTTGACGTATTGGTGGGTATTAACTTACTGCGCGAAGGATTGGATATTCCGGAAGTATCGCTGGTGGCGATTTTAGATGCGGATAAAGAAGGATTTTTACGTTCCGAACGATCGCTAATTCAAACTATCGGACGTGCAGCGCGCAACCTGAAAGGCAAAGCGATTTTATATGCAGACAGTATCACCAAATCCATGGAAAAAGCGATCACTGAAACCAATCGCCGCCGCGAAAAGCAAATGAAGTATAATCAAGAGCGCGGGATTGTTCCGCAAGCCTTAAACAAAAAAGTCGGCGAATTACTGGATATTGGTCAAGGGGCAGCGTATAAAAATAAAACGAAAGCGCGCGCCCAAACTGTGGCAGAAACCACCGCACTTTATCATCTGCCGAAAACTGTCAAAGAATATCAGCAGCAGGTGAAAAAATTGGAACAACAAATGTACCAACACGCTCAAGCATTGGAGTTTGAAAAAGCGGCGGCTATCCGCGATCAATTACATCAATTGCATGAACAGTTTCGGGTAAATGGATAA
- the ptsG gene encoding PTS system glucose-specific transporter subunit IICBA → MFKQLQQIGKAFMLPIAILPAAGLLLGIGGALSNKATIQAYPILDNTFLQGIFQIMAAAGSVVFANLALLLCIGLGIGLAKRDKGVAALSAVVGYLVMTGTISALLPIFSPETKGIDTGVIGSLVMGLITVKLHNKYNNIQLPQILGFFGGSRFVPIVTSFAAIFVGAIFFLIWPTFQHWLVSAGKGIASMGEAGTFFYGFLMRLSGAVGLHHMIYPLFWYTELGGTEVVNGETVIGAQKIFFAQLADPNHQGLFTEGTRFFAGRFDTMMFGLPAACLAMYHTVPKARRKAIGGLFLGAALTSFITGITEPIEFMFLFVAPWLYVFHAFLDGVSFYIADFLNISIGNTFSGGFIDFLLFGILQGNENTNWVRVVMVGLPWAALYYFSFLFLIRKFNVMTPGRADDQGEIIEQTTTSLTENAHAIIKALGKAENIENVDACITRLRVAVKDVKAVNKGNLKALGAIDVLEVGGGIQAVFGAKAVLYKSEVNQILGKED, encoded by the coding sequence ATGTTCAAACAACTTCAACAGATCGGTAAAGCATTTATGCTCCCAATCGCCATATTACCAGCTGCGGGTTTACTTTTGGGGATTGGTGGTGCGTTATCTAATAAGGCGACAATTCAAGCCTACCCTATTTTAGATAATACATTTCTTCAAGGTATTTTCCAGATTATGGCGGCAGCAGGGAGCGTGGTTTTTGCCAATCTTGCCCTCTTGCTTTGTATTGGTTTAGGAATTGGTTTGGCAAAACGAGATAAAGGCGTAGCAGCATTATCAGCTGTTGTCGGTTATCTTGTGATGACAGGCACAATTTCCGCACTCCTTCCTATTTTTTCTCCAGAAACCAAAGGGATTGATACAGGGGTTATTGGTTCATTGGTTATGGGGTTAATCACCGTCAAACTACATAACAAATACAATAATATCCAATTGCCACAGATTTTAGGCTTCTTTGGTGGTTCTCGTTTTGTGCCGATTGTCACCTCTTTTGCAGCTATTTTCGTTGGGGCTATTTTCTTCTTAATTTGGCCAACATTTCAACATTGGCTGGTGTCTGCCGGAAAAGGGATTGCGTCAATGGGGGAAGCGGGTACTTTCTTCTATGGTTTCTTAATGCGTTTAAGTGGTGCTGTTGGTTTACATCATATGATTTATCCGCTTTTCTGGTACACGGAGTTAGGTGGAACCGAAGTAGTGAACGGCGAAACTGTTATCGGTGCTCAAAAAATATTCTTTGCCCAATTAGCCGATCCAAATCATCAAGGTCTATTTACTGAAGGAACACGTTTCTTTGCCGGTCGTTTTGATACCATGATGTTTGGTCTGCCTGCCGCTTGTTTAGCAATGTATCACACTGTGCCTAAAGCACGTAGAAAAGCAATCGGTGGTTTATTTTTAGGTGCGGCATTAACATCATTTATTACAGGAATCACGGAGCCAATTGAGTTTATGTTCTTATTTGTTGCCCCCTGGCTTTATGTATTCCATGCCTTCTTAGATGGAGTTTCATTCTACATTGCAGATTTCTTAAACATTTCAATTGGTAACACCTTCTCTGGCGGTTTCATTGATTTCTTGCTTTTCGGTATTTTACAAGGCAACGAAAATACGAATTGGGTTCGAGTTGTGATGGTTGGTCTGCCTTGGGCGGCACTTTACTATTTTTCTTTCTTATTCCTTATTCGTAAATTTAATGTGATGACCCCAGGAAGGGCAGATGATCAAGGAGAGATTATTGAGCAAACCACAACATCATTGACTGAAAATGCACATGCTATTATTAAGGCATTAGGTAAAGCGGAGAATATTGAAAATGTGGATGCTTGTATTACTCGCTTACGTGTTGCAGTAAAAGATGTTAAAGCTGTAAATAAGGGTAATCTAAAAGCGCTAGGTGCGATTGATGTGCTTGAGGTCGGTGGCGGTATCCAAGCTGTATTTGGAGCAAAAGCTGTACTCTATAAAAGTGAAGTTAATCAAATTCTGGGCAAAGAAGATTAG
- the glmM_1 gene encoding phosphoglucosamine mutase, with the protein MAERKYFGTDGVRGKVGTSPITPDFVLKLGWAAGKVLATQGSRTVLIGKDTRISGYMLESALEAGLAAAGLSAAFTGPMPTPAIAYLTRTFRAEAGIVISASHNPYYDNGIKFFSTQGTKLPDDVEEAIEAMMEQSMDCVESAQLGRASRINDAAGRYIEFCKSTFPSNLSLENYKIVVDCANGATYHIAPNVMRELGAEVIEIGCDPNGININEKCGATDIKALQDKVLETNADVGLAYDGDGDRLIMVDHLGNKVDGDQILFIIAREALRAGNLKGGVVGTLMSNMSLEIALKQLAIPFIRANVGDRYVLEKMQENGWVLGGENSGHIIIADKNTTGDGIIASLAVLAAIVQHGLSLNELASAVKLFPQVLINVRFASGTNPLENEAVKAAAAAAEQRLSGKGRILLRKSGTEPLIRVMVECEDGALAQQCAEQIADAVKAN; encoded by the coding sequence ATGGCAGAACGTAAGTATTTTGGAACTGATGGTGTACGCGGTAAAGTTGGAACATCCCCAATTACTCCAGATTTTGTATTAAAACTGGGATGGGCTGCCGGTAAAGTATTGGCAACTCAAGGATCGCGCACTGTGTTAATCGGTAAAGATACGCGAATTTCAGGCTATATGTTGGAGTCAGCCTTGGAAGCAGGTCTTGCAGCAGCAGGGTTATCCGCGGCATTTACCGGACCCATGCCGACACCAGCGATCGCTTATTTGACAAGAACCTTTCGTGCCGAAGCGGGGATTGTAATTTCAGCATCACATAACCCGTATTATGATAACGGAATTAAATTTTTCTCTACGCAAGGGACTAAATTGCCGGATGATGTGGAAGAAGCTATTGAAGCCATGATGGAGCAATCAATGGATTGCGTTGAGTCCGCTCAATTAGGACGCGCTAGCCGGATTAATGATGCGGCGGGGCGTTATATTGAGTTTTGTAAAAGTACATTTCCATCAAACTTGAGTTTGGAAAATTATAAAATTGTGGTGGATTGTGCGAATGGGGCGACTTATCATATTGCGCCGAATGTGATGCGCGAATTAGGGGCGGAGGTGATCGAAATTGGTTGTGATCCGAATGGCATCAATATTAATGAAAAATGCGGTGCAACGGATATTAAAGCGTTGCAAGATAAGGTATTAGAAACCAATGCGGACGTCGGTTTAGCTTATGATGGTGATGGTGACCGTTTGATTATGGTGGATCACTTGGGTAATAAAGTGGACGGTGACCAAATTCTGTTTATTATTGCGCGCGAGGCTTTACGCGCCGGTAATTTGAAAGGCGGTGTTGTGGGAACCTTGATGAGCAATATGAGCCTTGAAATTGCGCTGAAACAATTGGCAATTCCGTTTATTCGTGCCAATGTAGGCGATCGTTATGTATTGGAAAAAATGCAAGAAAACGGTTGGGTATTAGGGGGCGAAAATTCTGGGCATATTATTATTGCTGATAAAAATACCACCGGCGACGGTATTATTGCTTCCCTTGCGGTATTGGCAGCGATAGTGCAACATGGTCTTTCTTTAAATGAATTAGCCAGTGCGGTTAAATTATTCCCTCAAGTGTTAATTAATGTGCGTTTTGCTAGCGGTACAAATCCGTTGGAAAACGAGGCAGTAAAAGCAGCGGCGGCGGCAGCTGAACAGCGCTTGAGCGGGAAAGGGCGCATTTTATTGCGCAAATCCGGTACTGAACCCTTAATTCGCGTGATGGTGGAATGTGAGGATGGTGCTCTGGCACAACAATGCGCTGAGCAAATTGCCGACGCAGTCAAAGCAAACTAA
- the lppC gene encoding LppC, producing MPILLQCIHLKKRLIPFFFALVLAGCANIFSNSFTNTLKNDANANSDFYINRIAQAKSVEDQQTYKLLAARVLVTENKVASAEAFLAELKDLTEAQLLDKSIVDAHVSAAKKNNQLAKSQLAAINLALLSPSQKARYYEVVARIAENQNDTIEAVKARIQIDNFLTDTQRKQENNDRTWALLRNTNRGVINNTVVEGSPALAGWIALAKAYNDNINNAAQLSQALQNWRLSYPSHSATYLFPTELRGLFNFQGTNLSQIALLLPLSDNAQLIGNTIKKGFDDARGDSAIQVTVFDTMTQSIESIIEQAKQQGITTLVGPLLKQNVDTLLNNPAHIQGLNVLALNSTPNARAIGQLCYYGLSPEDEAESAANKMWNDGIRNPLVLVPQADVGQRTASAFNVRWQQLAATDANIRFYNNPDDINFALQGGLSQNAEALYIVATSEQLAEIKTSVDNTNRNLKLYASSRSNSPNNGPEYRLLMNGLQFSDIPFFKETSSAQYRQIEQMTNGDYSLMRLYAMGADAWLLINQFNELRQVPGFSINGLTGKLSAGPNCNVERDMTWFVYQNAEVVAIN from the coding sequence ATGCCTATTCTATTACAATGTATTCATTTAAAAAAACGATTAATACCGTTTTTCTTTGCTTTAGTATTAGCCGGTTGTGCAAATATTTTTAGCAACAGTTTTACCAATACATTAAAAAATGACGCGAATGCCAATTCCGATTTTTATATTAATCGAATTGCACAAGCCAAAAGCGTTGAAGATCAGCAAACCTATAAATTACTTGCTGCTCGTGTACTTGTCACTGAAAATAAAGTTGCCAGCGCAGAAGCCTTTCTTGCTGAATTGAAAGATCTGACCGAAGCGCAATTATTAGACAAATCTATTGTTGATGCCCATGTTTCTGCGGCGAAAAAAAATAATCAATTAGCCAAAAGTCAATTAGCAGCAATTAATTTAGCCTTATTAAGCCCATCTCAAAAAGCGCGTTATTATGAAGTAGTGGCGCGTATCGCAGAAAATCAAAACGACACGATTGAAGCGGTAAAAGCACGTATTCAAATTGATAATTTCCTGACGGATACGCAAAGAAAACAAGAAAATAATGACCGCACTTGGGCATTATTGCGGAATACTAATCGCGGTGTAATCAATAATACGGTCGTGGAAGGCAGCCCAGCGTTGGCGGGATGGATTGCGTTGGCAAAAGCGTATAATGACAACATCAACAATGCCGCGCAATTAAGCCAAGCGCTACAAAATTGGCGATTATCTTATCCAAGTCATAGCGCTACTTATTTATTCCCAACCGAATTGCGCGGTTTATTTAATTTCCAAGGCACAAATTTAAGTCAAATTGCCTTACTATTGCCACTTAGCGACAATGCGCAATTAATTGGTAATACGATTAAAAAAGGGTTTGATGATGCTCGCGGCGATTCAGCAATTCAAGTCACCGTATTTGATACTATGACACAATCGATTGAAAGCATTATTGAACAGGCCAAACAGCAAGGCATTACCACCCTTGTCGGTCCGTTGTTAAAACAAAATGTCGATACGCTTTTAAACAACCCAGCTCACATTCAAGGATTGAATGTACTTGCGCTAAATTCAACACCAAATGCACGCGCTATCGGACAACTTTGTTATTATGGTTTATCACCAGAGGATGAAGCGGAATCCGCAGCGAATAAAATGTGGAATGATGGCATTCGCAATCCACTAGTGCTTGTTCCACAAGCAGATGTCGGTCAACGCACAGCTTCCGCGTTTAACGTACGTTGGCAACAATTAGCCGCGACAGATGCCAATATTCGTTTTTATAATAATCCTGACGATATTAACTTTGCCTTACAGGGAGGTTTGAGCCAAAATGCGGAAGCCTTATATATTGTCGCAACCAGCGAGCAATTAGCTGAAATTAAAACTTCAGTGGATAATACCAATCGTAACTTAAAATTATATGCAAGTTCCCGCAGTAATTCACCGAATAACGGTCCGGAATATCGTTTATTAATGAACGGATTACAATTCAGCGATATCCCATTCTTTAAAGAGACAAGTTCTGCGCAATATCGCCAAATTGAACAAATGACCAATGGCGATTATTCGCTGATGCGTTTATACGCAATGGGAGCGGATGCATGGTTGTTAATCAACCAATTCAATGAATTACGCCAAGTTCCCGGATTTAGTATTAACGGTTTAACCGGTAAATTGAGTGCCGGACCAAATTGTAACGTTGAACGTGATATGACGTGGTTTGTGTATCAAAATGCCGAAGTCGTTGCGATTAATTAA
- the rsmI gene encoding ribosomal RNA small subunit methyltransferase I, with amino-acid sequence MNNLSGILYIVATPIGNLQDMTARALDIFNQVDLIAAEDTRHSGLLLNHYGIKKPFFTLHDHNEQQKADLLVEKLRQGNHIALISDAGTPLISDPGFHVVRKCRQAGIRVVPLPGACAAITALCASGIASDRFCFEGFLPAKSKARRDKLTELADEVRTLIFYESTHRILDSLVDIESVLGAERYVVLAREITKTWETIIGDEVGRLRMWLAEDPNRTKGEMVLIIEGKSAQPSAEFSPQAIKALQLITQELPLKKAAAIVAELYGYKKNALYQFGLDNFA; translated from the coding sequence ATGAATAATTTAAGTGGAATTTTATATATTGTTGCCACGCCGATCGGAAACTTACAGGATATGACCGCACGTGCGCTGGATATTTTTAACCAAGTGGATCTTATTGCGGCGGAAGATACCCGTCACAGCGGATTGTTGTTAAATCATTATGGCATTAAAAAACCATTTTTTACGCTACATGATCACAACGAGCAACAGAAAGCGGATTTGTTGGTGGAAAAATTGCGTCAAGGCAACCATATTGCCTTGATTTCCGATGCAGGAACGCCGCTTATTAGTGATCCGGGATTTCATGTGGTCAGAAAATGTCGTCAAGCGGGCATTCGTGTTGTGCCACTGCCGGGGGCTTGCGCGGCGATTACCGCGTTATGCGCCTCCGGTATTGCTTCGGATCGTTTTTGTTTTGAAGGCTTTTTACCGGCGAAAAGTAAGGCGAGACGGGATAAATTAACGGAACTTGCTGATGAAGTGCGTACCTTAATTTTTTATGAATCTACTCACCGTATTTTAGACAGTCTGGTAGATATTGAATCGGTGTTAGGCGCCGAGCGCTATGTGGTGTTGGCAAGGGAAATCACTAAAACTTGGGAAACCATCATTGGTGATGAAGTGGGGCGGTTGCGTATGTGGCTTGCAGAGGATCCTAATCGTACCAAAGGCGAGATGGTTTTGATAATCGAAGGTAAAAGTGCGCAGCCAAGCGCTGAATTTAGCCCTCAAGCCATTAAAGCGCTTCAACTCATTACCCAAGAATTGCCGTTAAAAAAAGCGGCGGCAATCGTGGCGGAATTGTACGGATATAAGAAAAATGCGTTGTATCAATTTGGATTGGATAATTTTGCATAA
- the yrbG gene encoding inner membrane protein YrbG, with protein sequence MLYPLLAILIGLIILVWSADRFIDGAASFARHLGMSPLLIGIIIIGFGTSAPEMIVSALSALNNSPGIALGNAYGSNITNIALILGATALIKPVTVNSSILKQELPILSLVTLISAYLIYDAQISHLDALILLVIFAIYMGWTIWQGRKNKQDPMSQNVEEELAEHPLMSMPKAIIWMIVGLVLLIASSQLLVWGAVKVASFLGVSDLIIGLTIVAVGTSLPELAASIMAARKGESDLAVGNIIGSNLFNTLAVVGIAGSITPIQVGNEIFSRDMLVMTILTFSLFIFGYGVKKQGTINRFKGLLLLASYVAYTAYLIKTAI encoded by the coding sequence ATGTTATATCCTTTATTGGCAATTTTAATCGGTTTAATTATTTTAGTTTGGAGTGCGGATCGTTTTATTGATGGTGCAGCCTCATTTGCGCGCCATTTAGGAATGTCGCCACTGCTTATCGGTATTATCATTATTGGATTTGGCACTTCCGCGCCAGAGATGATTGTATCGGCACTTTCCGCCTTAAATAACAGTCCAGGTATTGCACTGGGTAACGCTTATGGTTCAAATATTACCAATATTGCCTTGATTTTAGGGGCAACTGCGCTGATAAAACCAGTAACGGTAAATTCTTCTATCTTAAAACAAGAATTACCGATTTTGTCTTTGGTAACGTTGATTTCCGCCTATTTGATTTATGATGCACAAATTTCCCATCTTGATGCACTAATTTTATTGGTGATTTTTGCTATTTATATGGGCTGGACCATTTGGCAAGGACGGAAAAATAAACAAGATCCAATGAGCCAAAATGTGGAAGAAGAATTAGCAGAACATCCCTTAATGTCTATGCCTAAAGCAATTATATGGATGATTGTAGGCCTAGTGTTATTAATTGCCAGTTCTCAATTATTAGTTTGGGGAGCGGTAAAAGTGGCATCATTTTTGGGCGTAAGCGATTTGATTATCGGCTTAACGATCGTTGCGGTGGGTACCTCCTTGCCGGAACTTGCCGCTTCAATCATGGCAGCAAGAAAAGGCGAATCGGATTTAGCAGTAGGAAATATTATTGGCTCTAACTTATTTAATACCTTAGCAGTTGTCGGGATTGCAGGCTCCATTACACCAATTCAAGTCGGCAATGAAATTTTCTCACGTGATATGTTGGTGATGACGATTTTAACTTTCTCGCTGTTTATTTTTGGTTATGGTGTCAAAAAACAAGGAACTATCAATCGTTTTAAAGGCTTGTTATTACTTGCCAGTTATGTGGCTTATACTGCTTATTTGATTAAAACCGCGATTTAA
- a CDS encoding endonuclease encodes MFSSKRQQGASFEQKARLFLEQKGLLFIAANQSFKCGELDLIMRDQETIVFVEVRQRSNNRFGSAIDSVDWRKQQKWLDAASLWLAKQNGSLEDTDCRFDLIAFGKSEEDIQWIPNFLD; translated from the coding sequence ATGTTTTCTTCGAAACGTCAACAAGGGGCGAGCTTTGAGCAAAAAGCTCGCCTTTTCTTAGAACAAAAAGGGTTGCTATTTATTGCCGCCAATCAATCGTTTAAATGCGGTGAACTGGATCTTATTATGCGTGATCAAGAGACTATCGTCTTTGTGGAAGTACGCCAACGTTCCAACAACCGTTTCGGCTCTGCCATCGACAGTGTTGATTGGCGCAAACAGCAAAAATGGTTGGATGCGGCAAGTTTATGGCTGGCAAAACAAAATGGTAGTCTAGAAGATACCGATTGTCGTTTTGATTTAATTGCTTTTGGTAAAAGCGAAGAAGATATACAATGGATCCCCAATTTTCTCGATTAA
- the sixA gene encoding phosphohistidine phosphatase SixA — protein sequence MKIWVMRHGEAEVMAKSDKDRHLNARGRAQASAQGIWLKQTALGTFDKILVSPYVRTRETAELIDQVYEGQFAQKYEFWDGITPYGNAANVTSYLSLLADQGMQQVLLVSHLPLVGEIVSEICGANPASFYPATLVALNWEAVSSRGNVVEIKYPD from the coding sequence ATGAAAATATGGGTAATGCGACACGGTGAAGCGGAGGTGATGGCGAAATCGGATAAAGATCGCCATCTGAATGCGCGTGGTAGAGCGCAAGCTAGCGCACAAGGAATTTGGCTAAAACAGACCGCACTTGGCACATTTGATAAAATATTGGTGAGCCCTTATGTACGTACTCGAGAAACTGCGGAATTAATTGATCAGGTTTATGAGGGGCAATTTGCGCAGAAATATGAGTTTTGGGATGGAATTACGCCTTATGGTAATGCGGCAAATGTAACGTCTTATTTATCCCTATTGGCAGATCAAGGTATGCAGCAAGTTTTGCTGGTTTCACATCTTCCCTTAGTAGGCGAAATCGTCAGCGAAATTTGTGGTGCAAATCCTGCCAGTTTTTATCCTGCGACGCTAGTCGCACTCAATTGGGAGGCGGTTAGCTCGCGTGGAAATGTGGTGGAAATTAAGTATCCAGATTAA
- the gmhA_2 gene encoding phosphoheptose isomerase — protein MDPQFSRLNPMLDKIKDLYTENIQTQISASSLLPPVIVQAAQNIVNCLLRGNKIIVCGHGRSYANAQFLVANLLHRYELERPSFPSILLSMDSAVGCAIISDNNPSNLYQRQFSAVAQQGDLLVVFSPNGNEETILDLIHCALTKEINIIALTGANCDHLRGFLTENDLEIAIPHNKESRIMENHLFIINAICELIDFSLFSHS, from the coding sequence ATGGATCCCCAATTTTCTCGATTAAATCCTATGTTAGATAAAATAAAAGATCTCTATACAGAGAATATTCAAACTCAAATTTCTGCCTCCAGTTTATTGCCGCCAGTGATTGTGCAAGCGGCACAAAATATCGTGAATTGCTTATTACGCGGAAATAAAATTATCGTTTGTGGTCATGGACGTTCTTATGCCAATGCGCAATTTTTAGTTGCCAACCTCTTGCATCGTTACGAATTAGAACGACCTAGTTTTCCCTCTATCTTGTTAAGTATGGATAGTGCGGTTGGTTGTGCAATTATTTCTGATAATAATCCGTCCAATCTCTATCAACGCCAATTTAGTGCAGTGGCGCAACAAGGCGACCTACTGGTAGTCTTTTCCCCAAACGGAAATGAAGAAACCATCTTAGATCTTATTCATTGTGCCTTAACTAAAGAGATTAATATTATTGCGTTAACTGGTGCCAATTGTGACCATCTGCGCGGTTTTTTAACAGAAAACGATTTAGAAATTGCTATTCCACACAATAAAGAAAGTCGCATCATGGAAAACCACCTCTTCATCATTAATGCGATTTGTGAATTAATTGATTTTTCACTTTTTTCGCATTCATAA